The following proteins are encoded in a genomic region of Diabrotica virgifera virgifera chromosome 1, PGI_DIABVI_V3a:
- the LOC126878812 gene encoding uncharacterized protein LOC126878812 yields the protein MFPETEGSLLAIQDQVIPTRNYLKYIVKDPQVQNDRCRYGCQAQETIQHITGGCQAFAATEYKERHDAVGKILHQEIANKLGLLQTDHLPYYQYVPESMLEDGNYKLYWDRSVLTDQTVAHNRPDLVLVNKLTRQTTLIDVAIPNNNNLRSKFTEKIAKYRDLEIQIRRQWRMQSTQTIPIVMSTTGVIPKTLLESIKKLGLNEHIYKTMQKAVLLATARSVRKFLGDTPAFQVI from the coding sequence atgttccctgaaacggagggttcattactggccattcaggatcaggttataccaaccagaaattacctgaaatatatcgtcaaagaccctcaggttcaaaacgacagatgccgatatggatgtcaagcccaagaaaccatccaacatattacagggggctgccaggcatttgctgcaactgaatacaaggaacggcatgacgcagtgggaaaaatccttcatcaagagatagctaacaagctgggacttctccaaacggaccatctcccatattatcaatacgttcctgagagtatgcttgaggatggcaactacaagctatactgggaccgcagtgtgctcacagaccaaacagtggcacataatagaccagatctcgtactagttaataaattaacaagacaaacaacactaattgatgtggcgatacctaacaacaataatctacgtagtaaatttactgaaaagatcgccaagtatagagatctggaaattcaaatacggagacaatggagaatgcaaagtacccagacgatacctattgttatgtctactactggagtcattccgaagaccctcctcgaaagcataaaaaagctgggtctcaatgaacatatttataagaccatgcagaaagctgtactacttgcgacggccagaagtgtaagaaaatttttgggagatacacctgcattccaagtcatctag